One window from the genome of Artemia franciscana chromosome 12, ASM3288406v1, whole genome shotgun sequence encodes:
- the LOC136033429 gene encoding uncharacterized protein LOC136033429 encodes MSFFEVSIRSCHTFAFLFFAVTTVAKAQLDKPEAQQGGTALVKTQQDAINQWEAQQGLKDQLDGKHYATPQVETQRGAMAQIEDQQDKKDKVEPKDDEEANSRILGLGGVLGGLGGGLLGGGYRPGFGGGYRPGFGGGYRPGFGGGYRPGFGGGYRPNFGR; translated from the exons atgagtttcttcgaAGTATCCATAAGATCCTGtcacacgttc GCGTTCCTTTTCTTTGCTGTTACAACCGTTGCTAAAGCTCAACTAGATAAACCAGAAGCACAACAAGGAGGTACAGCTCTAGTAAAAACTCAACAAGATGCTATTAATCAATGGGAAGCCCAGCAAGGACTTAAAGACCAACTGGATGGTAAACATTATGCCACACCTCAAGTAGAAACCCAACGAGGGGCTATGGCTCAAATAGAAGACCAGCaagataaaaaagacaaagtgGAACCCAAAGATGATGAAGAAGCAAACTCGAGAATACTTGGCTTAGGAGGTGTTCTTGGTGGCCTGGGAGGAGGATTACTTGGAGGAGGCTACAGACCAGGATTTGGAGGTGGATATAGACCTGGGTTTGGAGGTGGCTACAGACCTGGGTTTGGAGGTGGCTACAGGCCAGGATTTGGAGGAGGATATAGACCTAATTTTGGAAGATGA